A genomic stretch from Setaria italica strain Yugu1 chromosome VII, Setaria_italica_v2.0, whole genome shotgun sequence includes:
- the LOC101757234 gene encoding ABC transporter G family member 11, which yields MEDSSSMLPRLTPRRIPKRPLNGVGSTGEYGTGRGVFLTWQDVSVTAVDEKGKHKLILDRVTGGARPGQLLALMGASGSGKTTLLDTLSGRLGVDMNGTGDILVNGRRERLSYGTSAYVTQENTLMTTLTVKEAIHYAAQLQLPGSMPPAKKLARVDRIIREMGLGAVACSRIGGRVCKGISGGERKRVSICMELLASPGLLFLDEPTSGLDSAAAYHVMAHIARLARTTGITVVAAVHQPSAEVFDLFNGLCLLANGRMVYFGRIPEAAEFFTDNGFPCPLRRNPSDHYLRIINKDFDEEISSLESPSAAEAIETLVNSFISLNNLATSMQAMGTENDVLPLIKERQAGFFTKLLVLTKRSSVNMHRDIGYYWLRFAILSFVSFCIGTVFYNISDTGLGSIQARISLIMCITSILTMASLGGFPSFAEDMKVFRKERLNGRYGATAFVISNTLSSAPFLGLNCIIPGAIIYYMTGLRRGIDHFIYFVVVLWASTMLVEGLMMIVAAIVPDFLLGIVIGSGIQALLLLGCGFFRLPNDLPKLVWKYPMYFISYHKYGIQGLYKNEFQGLTFEDQLNRNGVLSGGDNILKNYLQVEIGYSKWVDLAIMCAMVIIYRAMFLATIKLTEIRGPIIKCGRMKV from the exons ATGGAAGACTCGTCGTCGATGCTGCCGCGTTTGACACCACGGCGGATCCCAAAGAGGCCCCTCAATGGCGTTGGGAGCACCGGTGAGTACGGAACCGGCCGCGGGGTTTTCCTCACGTGGCAGGATGTTTCGGTAACGGCTGTCGATGAGAAGGGGAAGCACAAGCTGATTCTCGACAGGGtcaccggcggcgcgcgcccggGCCAATTGCTGGCTCTCATGGGAGCATCCGGCAGCGGCAAGACCACCCTTCTTGACACTCTATCCG GTAGACTCGGGGTAGACATGAATGGAACAGGAGATATCTTGGTCAACGGCCGACGGGAGAGGCTTTCCTACGGCACCTCG GCATATGTAACCCAAGAGAATACGTTGATGACCACGCTGACGGTGAAAGAAGCCATCCACTACGCCGCACAGCTCCAGCTGCCGGGATCCATGCCGCCGGCAAAGAAGCTAGCGCGCGTCGACCGCATCATTCGGGAGATGGGGCTGGGCGCTGTGGCCTGCTCGCGGATCGGCGGCCGGGTATGCAAGGGCATCAGTGGCGGGGAGCGGAAGCGGGTGAGCATCTGCATGGAGCTGCTCGCGTCGCCGGGCCTGCTCTTCCTCGACGAGCCCACGAGTGGGCTCGACAGCGCCGCCGCGTACCATGTCATGGCACACATCGCAAGGCTCGCCCGGACCACTGGGATAACGGTGGTCGCCGCCGTTCACCAGCCGAGCGCCGAGGTGTTCGACCTCTTCAATGGGCTGTGCCTGCTAGCGAATGGGAGGATGGTGTATTTTGGACGAATTCCTGAGGCAGCTGAG TTCTTCACCGACAATGGCTTTCCATGTCCCTTGAGGAGGAATCCTTCTGATCACTACCTACGAATTATAAACAAAGATTTTGATGAG GAAATATCCAGTCTCGAATCTCCAAGTGCAGCTGAAGCAATTGAAACTCTTGTTAATTCTTTCATATCTCTCAACAATTTGGCAACCAGCATGCAGGCAATGGGGACAGAGAATGAT GTTCTGCCATTAATTAAGGAAAGGCAAGCTGGTTTCTTTACCAAATTGCTTGTGCTTACCAAAAGATCGAGCGTGAACATGCACCGAGACATAGGCTACTACTGGTTGCGATTTGCAATTCTCTCTTTTGTTAGCTTCTGCATTGGCACAGTTTTCTACAATATTAGCGACACTGGTCTTGGATCCATCCAA GCTCGAATATCATTGATCATGTGTATAACATCAATATTGACAATGGCTTCACTTGGAGGATTCCCCTCTTTTGCAGAGGACATGAAG GTATTCCGAAAGGAAAGGTTGAATGGGCGTTATGGTGCCACTGCATTTGTGATCTCCAACACACTCTCATCAGCTCCATTCTTAGGACTTAACTGCATAATACCAGGTGCAATAATATATTATATGACTGGTCTCCGACGAGGAATAGACCACTTCATCTACTTTGTGGTAGTATTGTGGGCATCCACAATGCTCGTGGAAGGCCTGATGATGATTGTTGCAGCGATTGTGCCCGATTTTCTTCTTGGCATCGTcattggatccggaatacaagcGCTACTGTTGCTCGGGTGTGGTTTCTTCAGGCTCCCTAATGACCTTCCAAAACTTGTGTGGAAGTACCCGATGTACTTCATCTCCTACCACAAGTACGGAATTCAGGGATTATACAAGAATGAATTCCAAGGATTAACATTTGAGGACCAACTAAACCGTAATGGAGTTCTCTCCGGAGGTGACAACATACTAAAGAACTATTTACAAGTGGAGATAGGCTACTCTAAGTGGGTAGATCTTGCAATAATGTGTGCAATGGTTATAATCTACCGGGCAATGTTCTTGGCTACGATAAAGTTGACTGAGATCCGTGGACCGATTATTAAGTGcggaaggatgaaagtctaa
- the LOC101757624 gene encoding 1-aminocyclopropane-1-carboxylate oxidase homolog 1 — translation MVKNITNERAIISTSRTRRPVSLTRLHQTTTHRQTQHDDVTMSIAPAAYDRTAELRALDATLAGVRGLVASGATHVPRIFRLPDPEEEEHQQAPQEPPSATVPMIDLGGDRAAVVDAVGRAAAEWGFFQVTGHGVPKEAMTAAVAAVRAFHDADGGEGSDKARFYSREPGKAVKYHCNFDLYQSPVANWRDTLYLRMAPDPPAADELPESCRDALFEYAKQVKNLGDRLFEVLSEALGLKPSYLTDIECNQGQIILAHYYPPCPQPELAIGTSRHSDSGFLTILLQDEIGGLQILHKDRWVDVTPIPGAFIINIADLLQLISNDKFSSVEHRVVAKNAEPRVSIACFFSTHFHPASTRMYGPIKELLSEENPPLYKETLVRDYISRYYSAGLDGRKKTSDFRL, via the exons ATGGTGAAAAATATCACCAACGAGAGAGCAATCATAAGCACAAGCCGAACACGCCGCCCGGTATCTCTTACACGtctccaccagaccaccacaCACAGGCAGACACAGCACGACGACGTCACCATGTCCATCGCCCCAGCCGCCTACGACCGCACCGCCGAGCTCCGCGCGCTGGACGCGACCCTCGCCGGCGTCCGCGGCCTCGTCGCCTCTGGCGCAACGCATGTCCCGCGCATCTTCCGCCTCCCCgacccggaggaggaggagcaccagCAGGCTCCTCAAGAACCCCCCTCGGCCACCGTCCCGATGATCGACCtcggcggcgaccgcgcggcCGTGGTGGACGCCGTCGGCCGCGCCGCGGCTGAGTGGGGCTTCTTCCAGGTGACGGGCCACGGCGTGCCCAAGGAGGCGATGACTGCGGCCGTAGCGGCGGTGCGGGCGTTCCACGACGCGGACGGCGGGGAGGGCAGCGACAAGGCGCGGTTCTACTCGCGGGAGCCCGGGAAGGCGGTCAAGTACCACTGCAACTTCGACCTGTACCAGTCACCGGTGGCCAACTGGCGCGACACGCTCTACCTGCGCATGGCGCCCgacccgccggccgccgacgagctgccggAGAGCTGCCG AGATGCGCTATTTGAATACGCCAAACAAGTGAAGAATTTGGGAGACAGATTGTTCGAGGTGCTGTCCGAGGCTCTTGGGCTCAAACCGAGCTACTTAACAGATATAGAGTGCAACCAGGGACAGATTATACTTGCCCACTACTACCCTCCGTGCCCCCAGCCTGAACTCGCCATTGGCACAAGCCGGCATTCCGACTCTGGCTTCCTGACCATACTTCTGCAAGATGAAATAGGCGGCCTGCAGATCCTCCATAAGGACCGTTGGGTCGACGTTACACCGATCCCTGGAGCATTCATCATCAACATAGCTGATCTCTTGCAG TTGATCTCCAATGACAAGTTCAGTAGCGTGGAGCACAGAGTCGTAGCGAAGAATGCTGAGCCGAGAGTTTCGATCGCGTGTTTCTTCAGCACTCATTTTCATCCTGCTTCCACGAGAATGTATGGTCCAATCAAGGAGCTGCTGTCCGAGGAGAACCCTCCATTGTATAAGGAAACACTTGTGAGAGACTATATTTCACGTTACTACTCCGCTGGATTGGATGGCAGGAAGAAGACTTCTGATTTCCGGTTGTGA
- the LOC101780758 gene encoding zinc finger MYM-type protein 1-like → MRDIVADPRERKPIDDFHHDIRDEARRAYLQIGPYRPTGHKFPKTKKDGKGQSRGFVGSWFDQFEWLKYSVAKDAAHCFYCYLFKPQQAGFHSNDTFTKVGFRNWKNAKNFFKEHAQSIDGFHYNARKRALDFKNQRQSVEHVWTITSAAEEEAYKARLSIMLGIARFLFLQALAFRGHDESKTSRNKGNFMEILEWHRKKDAKAALVTGEKAPGNNQMSSPMVQKDLARACAEETSELIKSEIGDCCFAVLIDEARDASIKEQMVVVVRFVNDKESVIERFLGIEHISDTTSTSLKEALNTMLRRYERSTQLLRCVACVDLRDSFANFEVQKLVELAKIYKDDFYDYDCIKLAGDLRIFIDEVRNDDNFDTCIDLGNLAEKMV, encoded by the exons ATGAGAGATATAGTTGCTGATCCAAGAGAAAGGAAGCCAATTGATGATTTTCATCATGACATTAGGGATGAGGCAAGAAGAGCATATCTACAAATAGGTCCATATAGGCCAACTGGTCATAAGTTTCCAAAAACGAAAAAAGATGGTAAAGGCCAATCAAGAGGATTTGTTGgatcatggtttgatcaatttgaaTGGTTAAAGTACAGTGTAGCCAAGGATGCTGCTCATTGCTTTTATTGCTATCtctttaagccacaacaagctgGGTTTCATAGTAATGATACATTCACCAAAgttgggtttagaaattggaagaaTGCAAAGAATTTTTTCAAGGAGCATGCTCAATCAATTGATGGCTTTCATTACAATGCAAGAAAACGTGCACTTGATTTCAAAAATCAGAGGCAAAGTGTTGAACATGTGTGGACTATTACAAGTgcagcagaagaggaggcaTATAAAGCTCGTTTAAGTATCATGTTAGGCATTGCTAGATTTCTCTTTTTGCAAGCTTTAGCTTTTCGTGGACACGATGAGTCTAAAACATCAAGAAATAAAGGGAACTTTATGGAGATACTTGAATGGCACAGAAAGAAGGATGCTAAGGCTGCACTTGTGACCGGTGAAAAAGCTCCAGGGAATAATCAAATGAGTAGTCCAATGGTTCAGAAAGATTTGGCTAGGGCTTGTGCAGAGGAGACAAGTGAGTTAATTAAAAGTGAAATAGGAGATTGTTGTTTTGCGGTGCTTATTGATGAGGCTCGTGATGCATCTATTAAGGAACAAATGGTTGTGGTTGTGAG GTTTGTCAATGATAAAGAAAGTGTGATTGAGAGGTTTCTTGGCATTGAACATATTTCTGACACCACATCAACTTCACTAAAAGAAGCATTGAATACTATGCTTAGAAGATATG AAAGATCAACTCAACTCTTGAGATGTGTTGCTTGTGTTGATCTGAGGGATTCTTTTGCCAACTTTGAAGTACAGAAGTTAGTTGAGCTTGCTAAGATTTATAAAGATGACTTCTATGATTATGACTGCATAAAGCTTGCGGGTGACCTTCGTATATTCATTGATGAAGTCAGAAATGATGATAATTTTGAcacttgtattgatcttggtaaCCTTGCTGAGAAGATGGTTTAG
- the LOC101756817 gene encoding uncharacterized protein LOC101756817, translated as MGSERDEEGGVGEQSSVAAGDEPDRTAATTEFLPSMVNQEWDKAGCTDESIQKWTAADVFRPGELIEWRIPTTGETPSPSILEDQLVVLSLNHIMCGLRTDASDFLVRVLEHYDIEWSHLTPNSITALSIFAHLSEAYLGVPPTVEVFAHFYRLYTNNKGETVTLGGVYFRLRDKMRRSYPVYYLKASQFGWTSLWFYAKLPQSCRLTFKGETLKETNNWKDVLLLSPEQEKQVRQIEELSNQGLTGVDIVHDYLKHRISPLRRRAHLSCNYTGPTDPTRDSDKDISEEDIESRLSYLLDLKKTGQKEPPKRPNVPTSLIRASVDRANQPIGLLNVLPTLRAKKKAVDELTAPRTAPRSIRKSSDNDLAPASPRRCTRQSAITRKVPPAPEIDSSEDEEIPEPEARTTITTAASPNRGVEQKSIENPAEIEGGKRVALVKPISSGGKRKFFASPSGSQRKPKYSFISAMAKTRTPSSDTGCMKGTSLRKEAAVALNPQSPGSTRPSPASSMEKGEKRALFILANVVNQNNVAEDSVSNALLDQRVRDDPPKEADPTQSIAERVQHQEAIKESAPIAVPNPEEINSEVIWERMQKVYSEFLSSRETTFSELLEQAKKLVVASKHPNDEHIMLEQQVKDLKGNISLLKDMMTKAKQETLKGIEENTKLKDEIRDQKKMIDELSKQNESTQESLAQKYAEVNHLKEEAAQKCAEVNRLKEEAEGLKKDKEELQSRVSRANELLQLMTSALCQGKGADNRQLPDF; from the exons ATGGGGTCGGAAAGGGATGAGGAGGGTGGGGTGGGGGAACAATCCTCTGtagcggccggcgacgagccaGATCGGACGGCGGCGACCACGG AATTCCTTCCGAGCATGGTGAATCAGGAATGGGACAAGGCGGGGTGCACCGACGAATCCATCCAGAAGTGGACGGCGGCCGACGTCTTCCGTCCAGGCGAGCTGATCGAATGGCGAATCCCCACCACAGGTGAGACTCCGTCGCCGTCCATCCTGGAGGACCAGCTTGTGGTCTTGTCTCTGAATCACATAATGTGCGGCCTGAGGACGGACGCGAGCGATTTCCTGGTCAGAGTGCTCGAGCACTACGACATCGAGTGGTCTCACCTCACCCCGAACTCGATTACCGCACTGAGCATCTTTGCCCACCTGAGTGAGGCCTACTTGGGTGTGCCACCGACGGTGGAGGTGTTCGCGCACTTCTACAGGCTCTACACCAATAATAAAGGAGAAACAGTCACACTCGGGGGTGTCTACTTCCGGCTGAGGGACAAGATGAGGAGGAGTTATCCGGTTTACTACTTGAAGGCCTCACAGTTCGGGTGGACTTCTCTGTGGTTCTATGCAAAGTTACCGCAGAGCTGCAGATTGACCTTCAAGGGTGAAACACTGAAGGAGACAAACAATTGGAAGGATGTGTTGCTTCTTTCCCCTGAGCAGGAGAAGCAGGTTCGCCAAATCGAGGAGCTGAGCAACCAAGGGTTGACTGGTGTAGACATTGTCCACGACTACCTCAAGCACCGGATAAGCCCTTTGCGCCGAAGAGCGCATTTGTCGTGCAACTACACTGGTCCAACAGATCCCACCAGGGATTCGGATAAAG ACATTTCTGAGGAAGACATTGAGAGCAGGCTAAGCTACCTTCTAGACCTTAAGAAGACAGGGCAGAAGGAGCCCCCAAAGAGACCTAATGTTCCAACCAGCCTGATTAGAGCATCAGTCGATCGAGCCAATCAACCTATC GGCTTGCTGAATGTTCTGCCGACTCTCAGAGCTAAGAAGAAAGCAGTTGATGAGCTGACAGCTCCAAGGACAGCTCCAAGAAGTATTAGGAAATCTTCGGATAATGATCTTGCCCCAGCATCCCCACGAAGATGCACAAGGCAATCTGCTATTACCAGGAAGGTACCTCCAGCTCCTGAAATTGATTCTTCCGAAGATGAGGAGATTCCAGAACCAGAAGCCAGAACAACTATAACAACTGCAGCTTCTCCGAACCGGGGCGTGGAGCAGAAATCTATAGAGAACCCTGCTGAGATTGAAGGGGGGAAAAGAGTAGCATTGGTGAAGCCTATTTCCTCAGGTGGCAAAAGAAAGTTCTTCGCCTCCCCTTCTGGTTCTCAGAGaaaaccaaagtactcatttaTTTCCGCTATGGCAAAGACCAG GACACCATCTTCGGACACTGGTTGTATGAAAGGGACTTCCTTGAGAAAAGAGGCAGCAGTGGCCCTGAATCCTCAGTCACCAGGATCAACTCGACCCTCACCTGCCTCTTCAATGGAAAAGGGTGAGAAGAGAGCGCTGTTCATACTAGCTAATGTGGTCAACCAGAATAATGTGGCTGAGGACTCTGTGTCGAATGCACTCCTTGACCAGCGTGTTAGGGATGATCCTCCCAAAGAAGCCGATCCTACACAATCTATTGCTGAGAGAGTTCAACACCAGGAAGCCATTAAGGAATCAGCTCCCATTGCGGTGCCTAATCCAGAGGAAATAAACAGTGAGGTGATATGGGAGAGGATGCAGAAAGTTTACAGTGAA TTTCTGTCTTCGAGAGAGACAACATTTTCTGAGCTTTTAGAACAAGCAAAGAAGCTGGTCGTGGCAAGCAAGCACCCGAATGATGAGCACATAATGCTTGAACAACAAGTGAAAG ACCTCAAAGGAAACATAAGCCTCTTAAAAGACATGATGACGAAAGCCAAGCAGGAGACATTAAAAGGAATAGAAGAAAATACAAAGCTGAAAGATGAGATCAGAG ACCAGAAGAAGATGATCGATGAGCTAAGTAAGCAAAACGAGTCAACCCAGGAGTCCTTGGCTCAAAAATACGCAGAGGTGAACCACCTCAAAGAAGAGGCTGCTCAAAAATGCGCAGAGGTGAACCGCCTCAAAGAAGAGGCTGAAGGGCTCAAGAAAGACAAGGAAGAGCTGCAATCACGTGTCTCACGTGCCAATGAACTTCTCCAGCTCATGACGAGTGCTTTGTGCCAGGGAAAGGGTGCTGACAACAGGCAGCTTCCTGACTTTTGA